One genomic region from Kineobactrum salinum encodes:
- the mltB gene encoding lytic murein transglycosylase B, protein MKIQMQWGLAALGLWSALASGSINYGEHAAARLLVDELVAEQGLDRERLLQVLSQAQRQESILEAIARPAEKAKPWHEYRQIFLTEQRTREGLEFYARHRETLQRAEAETGVPASVIVAIIGVETYYGRIAGSYRVIDALSTLAFDYPRRSAFFSKELKNYLILTEEQGMDPLAMKGSYAGAMGYGQFMPSSYRSYAVDFDGDGVTDIWNNPVDAIGSVANYFKRHGWRSGETVVVAAEPGPEVPAEWFNAGLVPERTVAEFVEAGLQPGRELDPGARATAIRFELAEGHEHWLGLHNFYVITRYNHSAMYAMSVFQLSERLAAGIDQ, encoded by the coding sequence ATGAAAATACAGATGCAATGGGGTTTGGCTGCGCTGGGCCTCTGGTCGGCACTGGCAAGCGGCTCGATCAACTATGGCGAGCACGCCGCTGCCCGCCTGCTGGTCGACGAACTGGTCGCCGAGCAGGGCCTGGATCGCGAGCGCCTGCTGCAGGTGTTGTCCCAGGCCCAGCGCCAGGAGAGCATACTCGAAGCTATCGCCCGGCCGGCCGAAAAGGCCAAGCCCTGGCATGAATACCGCCAGATATTTCTTACTGAGCAGCGTACCCGCGAGGGGCTGGAGTTCTATGCCCGCCACCGCGAGACGTTGCAGCGCGCCGAGGCCGAAACCGGCGTGCCGGCCTCTGTGATCGTTGCCATTATCGGGGTGGAGACCTACTACGGCCGCATTGCCGGCAGCTACCGTGTCATCGACGCCCTGTCCACGCTGGCTTTCGATTACCCGCGGCGGTCGGCATTTTTTTCCAAGGAATTGAAGAACTACCTGATCCTGACCGAGGAACAGGGCATGGACCCGCTGGCGATGAAGGGGTCCTACGCAGGGGCGATGGGCTATGGCCAGTTCATGCCCAGCAGCTATCGCAGCTACGCGGTCGATTTCGACGGCGATGGGGTGACCGATATCTGGAACAATCCGGTCGACGCCATCGGCAGCGTGGCCAATTACTTCAAGCGTCACGGCTGGCGCAGCGGGGAAACCGTGGTGGTCGCCGCCGAGCCCGGGCCGGAGGTGCCCGCCGAGTGGTTCAACGCGGGCCTGGTGCCGGAGCGCACGGTGGCGGAGTTCGTCGAGGCGGGTCTGCAGCCGGGTCGGGAGCTGGATCCCGGGGCCCGCGCCACCGCCATCCGCTTTGAACTGGCCGAGGGGCATGAACACTGGCTGGGCCTGCACAATTTCTACGTGATCACCCGTTACAATCACAGCGCGATGTATGCGATGAGTGTGTTCCAGCTCAGTGAGCGGCTGGCAGCGGGGATTGACCAGTGA